The genomic interval taatacatgtcaaagttcagagagcaaaaattataattagctaaaaaaaaatatattaaccaaTTATCCCGTACAGAACGCcttaaaaataaagaattaaatTGGAgactgaaaataataaaatattattttttgaaaataaaaacgtTCTATAGTCAACCAATGAAAGATATTATTTAGATAGTACTATAGTCAACCAATgaaagatatatatacataagtGAATCATACATAAGTGGCTATAGaagaattaatattattattataggaaattgataattaaaacaacataatatatatatatatatataataaatatagagACAAGAATGGATTCTTATCTAGAAGTAGTAGGTAATAGCTAGGGTTTCAGATGTATAACCAAATCAGGTTAAACATGATATATCAAACAGTCTGAATTTGAACAAAACTAATCAATAACCAAACTCATCTCTGAATTTCTAAATACAAAAACAAGTGGGTGCCATAGTGTGTCTTCAGTTATAGCTATACATATTAAATATTTGACTATATATATAGAGCTAGGGCTAAGGAGGGTTGCAATTTCATTGGCCTTCTTATCAACAATTTGTCTCTTCCATAGACTgatcatacatattttaaatgatatatattagCTAGGGCTAGCTAGCTCTCAATTTGGTCCAGTCAATTCATCAAATGACTTTCACTTTTAAGCACCTGACGGCTTAATCTGATCAATTCTAAGCACATCACAACATTTGGCCAAAAATCGGCTTCCTTTAATGTATTGAAGCCTTTTGGCCTAGTATTATAGCCTCTGCACCACTAAACATTTTCAACTAATAATTACTATAATTATATCTTAATAGATATTctagttcttcttcttttctagtAGTTAGTTTGTATTTATTATGaatattagtaaaatatatataatatattgtcTCACGGTCATTTGAATCCAATAATTTCTAAGGATATTGAATTGATAGTGTTGACTTCTTCGAAAAGTGATCAACCCataaaataaatgagaaaaattTTTATATAGAGGTTCGGTTCTCTTAATTAGCAGTTAATGACCTACTCTTATTTTAATTGTATTGATATCTAGAATGATACTATTCAAATCACTATAGGTGGAATCTGATATAGCTCTATATAAGGATACAAAACATGGATCAAGTTGGCAGATCTCTGATGAGAGAGAAGAATATAGACACtacaaaatattttacttttagtcacaacaaaatatcTTACTATAGGTGGAATCTGATATAGCTCTATATGAGGATACAAAACATGGATCAAGTTGGCAGATCTCTGATGAGAGAGAAGAATATAGACActacaaaatatcttacttttagtcacaacaaaacgtgtgactaaaagtaaaaaaagtgtgactaattataaatcatgatttctatattgtgactaaaagatctgtggctaaaagtattagtcacaaaaattacaatttgttgtgactaaatgtatttttagtcacaatacttgttgtcactaaaactaaattagtgacaacttataactaaatactatattttagtcacaagtaacgttttgttgtgactaaaagtcacatttagttacaaaaaaattatgttgtgactaaaaagttgtcactaaaagtagtaATTTTTGTAGTGAGACTTAGAGGCGTATGAGAGATAAAGTGAGAGGAGCCATTTGGGCGTGtacaagagaaagagagagaagagactAGAATTTCAGACTTAGAGTGGTTTGGAGGCTAGAATTAGGCTTAGTGACTTAAGTTTTCTAGGTTAGAGTTAAGGCCTTCATATAGGAAGCCTAAAATcctaatttacaataaaattcttagatatttacatattaaattgattaaatacaaaagactaaaTTATCCCTTGAAAGTAGATATTTTCTATCGGTTTGTTAGGTTGTTAAGGGTCCAATTCACAAGTAGCTTGTTGTCCACGTTTTAAGTTGCACATAGAGTCCTGCCAGGTTAACCCTGGCCGCCCATAGACCTACAGGGGAGGTTTGGCCCGCCATAGTTCTGCCAAATCAATTCTGGCCGGCCATGGTCCTTCCAGGTCAATCTTGGCCGGCCATGCTCCTCCCAGGCTAATCCTGGTCGTCCATGCTTCTGCCAGGGATTGGCAGGTCATAGTCCTTAGCCTTACAAAGAGGAGGCCAGCCTTAGGATGTGGACGCCATCCTTTTGCAAGTGGGAGACAATTTTGTACAATATTTCCTTGTAGAGGTCAAGTTTCTTTGGTCGAATAGAAGCTCACGCGGTCTGAAAGTCACTTTTTGGGCGGCCAGCTTGTGCCCAGATCTTGGCCGGTCTATATTCTCACCCTGGCCGACAAAGGATGTTAGTTTCGCTTCACTCCATTCGGTTACTGCTTGACGGTTTTATTATGTCTTGCATGGAGACTTTGTTTTGCTACTGATAGGATTATACTCTGCCTATACTATGTTTTTGAATTATGTGGACATGTCACGTCAGGTGgacaaaatttagaataaacaTAGTGTATTAGCTACTTATTAATTGTGAATTGAACAAATACAATTAGAATATTCTAGAAATTGCATTTACATGGTTGATATATATCACGGTAAATGATAGTATAAAGCATTTAAAGTTTTGAATTTATAAGTGATATAATCTTTTTAGCAGTGTAAATGATACACAATGCTagtaaaagtataatttttgtTTAGCTTTGTCGGTACAGATTTTCTTAGTGTCTTAAACAAAACACAAGTAACGTCTAAATACTTAATCATTAAGTCTAGTTGGAAATATGCATGCACTatgaattatttttgaattttcttttaataaattcaaaattgaatttctgttgatgaaactgatgttaaaaaattattaaatttatgccgattataaatataaaattttaagtgtTTATATCACAATTATTcctatataaaatttataaatcttTAATGATCCAtagaattatataatatatgcagaataatatatttttttatagaataatatataattaatttcaaccgtacaaataatatatacatatggtTCTCAAtcacttaaaataattatataatactaCAGAATAATGATCGTGATATACTTACATTGGACTTTTTATACAGAGTAATGTGTAATTAATTTGAACcatacaaattatatatatagttctcATCAATCACATAAAATTATATAGGATTAAAATTGAATACACATTGTAGTGtgtaaaaaatttatgttttatAGTAAATAGAACAATAAATATTCATcactatataataaaaaaaactaattaattcaaaattaaaaagcaaCAAATAAAAGTAGAGGAAAGTCTGCAATCAAATTTATTAAGATCATTGATGAACGTGATAGtaacaatatatattaatttttgatgCATTTAATTAAAACCAAGTTCTCCTtatttcaattatatatattcctatctataattaattagtttatttatttaatttttaaaataaaaataaagtacaTGGCACTAGCTAGCACCGCCAAAGACAAAAGGACTAAGTTGATACTATAGTACTCATAATGAGATAATTAATAGTGATGTGTAGtgaagctatatatatatatttatattaaaaaccaTAAATTCTCATACATAGCCATCAACATTATATGACCAGATCTAGTGAAGATCTCACACattaattaatgtataataTGTGTAACTATCTATCAAATAATGAGCATTAATCTCTAACAGCTTCTCTAATCGTAATGCGATGGGTTAGCGAGATTAGTCGTTTAGTATTAAGTTTATACTTGATGAGAATGAGAATATCatcatatttaaattaaaatgataGTAATATTAATTCCCTCGAACACTTGAGTTTCATATTCTCTCCGAAATATACTCCCTCCCTAATatattctattttctctaaCTAAACTCACGTGACAAATACATGGAAAGCATTTGATTGGAACGAATAAAATCATAACTAGAATATGAATTGATtccttaatattttaaaatgaaatcaaaacaaaaaaataaaataaaagttaattatttcatttttattctattctatTTCCATTCTATTACATTTCATTATCTCAAATGAAACGtcttcttaaattttttatattaaattatataaaatatttaattacacaaaTAGCAGTATGACGTTAAGGAGAATGTTAAAGTACCAAtatttttagcatttctcatcaATAATGTACATTTTGTACTCAGAATTAATTTATAGCTCATTAATAGTGTCTCATTacccaaaaacaaaaacaagaagaaaaaaaagttttgccatgaatacaaattaatattcatgtctattttaaatgatttttttaattattatatggggtctttacttaattatatgCTCCTTTTTAACATATTATTTTGGATATGTGGAGACTTTATTATATAACCAAATTTTGTTTCAATAACAGTATAGATATTAATTCtaccaatttttgaaaattacaaaaataactctACTAAtgcatttataaaatttaaacagtAGGTACATGTTCAACTGATTATTTGagctatatattttttatgccataaaattatttgaatttttttaaatattagtaaaatacaTATTATATGCTATATATCCACACCACATATATAACATgagttataattaaattaatgtttattttgtataaatagcaCTCTGATTATCTACATGTCTTATAATTTATGTTCTTTTAATGATCATATATAAAAGAATGTAGCTTTAATTATGTAATGTTTTTTAATATGTGAAAGCAATTGTCTCAAGCTAGCTATATATAAGTAGATCTAACACGAAATTAacaaaactatatataataaaatatttattgtcTAATTATTAGGGGTGATAAGTCGccactaaaatattaaacattgcccctattaaaactttaaattgaaataaaaaataagaacaaTAATTTAGGGGCGACTAATGAATATCGTTCCTAATAATGGATTATTAGAGGCAATTATTTGTCGCCCCTACAATTATCGTCTCTAATACTATTTTTTGTTATAGTGATAGGATCACtctcaacaattttttttttaaattaattaactagcttttctttaaataaagaaaaaaaaagtgaaaaaattatgtattttaaagaACAATATAAAGAATACAATATAGTCCTTCTTACATGTAGAGAAACActttttttccttcaaaaatattttaataatatataaatagtattttattcttgtttttgttatgtgtattatatatatatatatttaaaaagttattatttaaatttaaatgatatagaaaaaaaaaataaaaaaattattgtatggtataatgtaaaagtttgatgtaaaataacgaaaatagaattttagtgatgtattttgaaaaatagaataaaaaaacttGGGAGTGctctaaaatatttaaatgacaaattaattatgagatcATCACTTGGTGATCAATAAATGTAATTTGAATTAATacttaaaaatcttaattaggtGGTTCCTTCCTCTACTTCGATGTACGtcatattttaaagaaaagaaCAGTGAAAAAGACGAAAAATATTTACTTCCAAAAATGTAGATTCCCCAATATCactaccaatatatatatatatatatatatatatataaatatataaatgatatGATATGATATTATTGTACGTACGTACTACTACTACTGAAGAAGACAACTCATTTAGTTCCAACATTGGTCACTATAGTAATTAGTAAGTAGTGACCATTAATTAATGCTTTTAATTATATGTAATGATTAACTATAACAAGCACAATACATATGTCTAGAGATGGAAATTTATACCGCGGGGATGGGTAACCGCGGGGACCCGCACCGAATGGGGTGGGGATTCCCCATCTTAGTGGTTAATGGGACGGTGGTGGGGGACAATTTCAATACCCGaagcggggatggggcgggggcggggataatactatccgcaccatatccgaccccgatatagatatatataattttttttgttttttttttcaaactttgagacatatttagtttttattttttattaggttatgctttttttaagtagttttatcttttatcttctatgaattatgaatgcataataaatatttttgagaatattggtttaatttattttttcaattattttaaattaatgtttttttttcattttaccttAATGGATACCCAATGGGTTCCCCATAACCGATGGGTTCCCCATAACCGATGGGTATTCCCCTACCCCGAATCCGTTGGTTATTACacggggatggggcggggatGGGGGTATAAATAGGTAGCGGGGATGGGGGCAGGGATTGCATTCCCCGTACATTAACCGACCAATTTCCATCTCTACATATGTCATGCATAGTTTGTTTTAATTAATGCATGTGATTATGACACTTCAACAAAAGCTAATTTGGTCTCTTTAATTAACATTTCTTCATAGTCATACTATTTGTTCTGACTATATACAAATGATCCAAGAAAAACTGATGAAAATGAAATTGAAGTATAATTTCATCATTTGATTACATGTTGTTTTAGGGTTTGGATCTATTTTTCATTCAATagaaacatatattatatagttattcggaaaataaaaatcataatcaAAATTTAGTCCTTATAATAAGTTTAAGAAAATATgtactaattacaaaaatatatcttatttattaagtaTACTTAAGATATTCAATTTCTCAGCTGTTTCGGTCGAAAAATGAAATTCACATATAACAATCatctaattattataattttatcttAATTCTTTaaccttgttttatttttaggtcaaattaagattatatatatactttaatttgttACTTCTGTACTAATGGCGCGTCAAAAGTAATTaacagttttttattttatttattagaatattaCTATCAAGATGCTTAGTTAacagtttttaataattttattatagtaaAATAAATGTGATtcgatattaaattatattaataaggTATGTTACATTGTGAGTATATAAGTAATTTTTAGTATTTCTCTATTATATTGATAGCGTATATAAAAACGATCGATATTATTGTACCAATAGCGCTATGTCACTTCTAGTAGTATTTTTTACCCATAATAAGATGCCCCATTTCTCATCTATATATGTGCCAATTACAAACAAAGAtaaagacaaaaagaaaaagattttCACCATAGATATAGATATAGGATATAGAAAGTGATTATTGGGCATGCAAAATGAAGTTGAAATGCAAAAAGGGGGTTGAGAACTTTCAGTTGATATGTAACTTGGTTTGTCCCACACAAATTAAAcctcatatatttatatacttatattattattagtagtagTAGAAGTAGCTTTCATTGTGACACAGTAGGTGTATAGTAATAGATAGTAGTAGTAGtgttagtagtagtagtagaagTAGTAGTACTACACAAACTAGAAACCAACACAAAAAACACCATTCTGAACTCCCATTAATCCCCACCACCCCACAGCTCCCAGCCAAACTAGCTGACCCTGTCATTGAGATCAAAAGCTGTTCCCAATCCCTGTACAcatccataaaaaaaaataataaaaaaaaattaaaatttaaaaaaaaaaaataccaattaaccaaaccaacaacaaaaatatatcaaaatatatatgaCCCCATTTGTCAGCTTGTTAAGTCTCTCTCTAATCTCTCAGAAGTGGGTGGCGTGTCAATATAGAGATAATAATAATcacttcaaaaaaataaataaaaatgtagtctttaaattaaaaatccaaactttatactattaataataatatttttgattaaGATAGTCATGATCAACTATTGTAATGATCAACCTCCCCTATTAATTCCTCCTGACTCCGCTAACTCGGTGGATCCTCCTCGGCCGCTACCTCCACCACCGCCCGAGCCTGATGTTCCAAACCCTACCGGGGCACCGATACAAGTGTAGTTTGATTGATCAGAGGATGGATAGGTTAGGTTAGGATGACAATATTGTGATGGAGAGTTGGTGTTTGAGGTGAGTACATGGCCAACATAGTAATCATGTGGTGGTGGTGGAAAGTGTGATGATGAGTATGGGATTGGACGGTTGGATGATGATGGTGTTGATGAGTTGTTGTATAGAGTATAAGGGGATTGAGAAGGTTGTGGCGGTTGTGGTGGCGGCGGTAGTGGTGGGAAATTTGATGATGACGAACCGGAAAACATTCTTGTTGGAAATCTCATTGGGAGTGGTGACGTGTCTGCTACCACTCCCATGTTGGTTGTTGGATGATGGTAACCCGCTCCGGCCGGTGTCATTGGATGACAACagctttaaaattattaaaaaaaaaattgtcaacaaatatttatattttgtacGATCAAactctttgttttttttaattaattgatatcATATGTTTTGTGATTAATTACTCTTAAATTATACACAAtttttacacaaaattatatgtAAAAGTTAAAATTATATCTGAATTTCaatcatatatattaaaaataatgtagtctatttaaaattatatatattatatatattatttttttgtttttaaatttaagtataTCTCATGcactattaataaaaatatagttaaatccgacaatatatataaacattaattatataattagtatttttttttttttgaacaaatgaCCATTTTAGAACTAAATGAGGCAAAATGCACtaacattaattatattattagttttttttaacaaaacatTAATAagtaatactatataaaaaaaccaagtcatgtattaatttttttttctatgttttGTGATACATAGTTAATTAAGAAAGTgtaaattaaaaagaatatatatagtttaatcataaataaaataattaaaataaataataaatatacacattattttttttaaaaaaaacaagtgtaatttttttttttgtatttgtgatgacatatatatatagttgaaataattaataattaataatagttaagtaggaatgttatatatatgtgggtgatgaaattaaataataataataataaattagaagTTGTATTGTACCTGAGGTGAGTTTGGGCGGCTAGTGTATCGTTACTGAAGACCAACTGACGAGCTCGATTCAGTGTTTCTGTCTCTCTTTCTGACCAAATTCAAAACATAATTagtttagttgttgttgttgagaTTTGAGATTAaagatttaaataaataaataaataataacctTGACGGTGGCGATTCATGTGTCCACCAAGTGCCTGAGATTTGCAGAACTTAAGAGAACAAAACCTACACTCATACACCTTCCCCAACTCCTCTTTTCCTTCCTTATTCCCATTTCCGCcgctttttttctttctattactattattattataacctattttattattattatttattataacaataacaacaacaacaacaaacaaacataatattattattatatatatcatgaTATATGACCTAAACCATTTATCAAAAACAAgaccaaaccctaaaccctagcTAATCatatactataaatatatatatataaatgtaccgGTGGATCCATCATGGAAGAGTTGTTTACCGTCTGATCTAGTGGTATTATTGATCAAATAATCTTCAGGCAAGTTGTTTAGGTCTAAAGGGTTCCCTTGATCATGAGGCCTCctgtttaagaaaaataaataaataaaaaagaataaagagaagaaataataatgaaatagtTTTGGTGattcattaattattaaaagtgtatatatatgtgaatgTGAATGTGATAGTGAGGAGAATAAGAAAAAAGAGGATAATATGAATGGATGGGTGGATGGGAGAATAGAATAGACCTACATTATATTATTATGGTGTGCCCACACACACTAACAAATAAGAATATTAACTTCAACACTACTACATATATGTGTGAACATCTCAAACCtactctttatatatatattttgaaaaataataataataataataataataataataataataataagacttTGAGTTTGAGACTGCAATATAGAGGCTAGTTGAGTGATGGTAGTAGTggtagaaatatatataaccaaaaaaaaaatgaaaaaaaaaaaaaagaggtttGAAAGTTCTCTATCAGTTTTTGTCTGCCAACTCCTCTGGATCtggactctctctctttctctcactAATGAATTTAATGGACAGTGGGTCTCGTGACTTTAACaagaagagagagaaacagAGAGAGTATATAggcatatgatatatatatatatataataatattatattatagatAAATGTTAAAGGGTATTGGTAGCTAGCACTTTTTTATATGTCAATATTGTTATTGGTCTAAATAAATATCGGATcctatatagtttaatataatggCTTTTAAGAAGTATTGCTAACCAATTAAGGTAACATATCCACTAGTGTCTAATAATAATGTtctatatgtattaaataaacaaGGGTAAATAGGCATAAATacagaaaattttaagtttgtaagtggcataattttaatgtttatttttagcggtataagtagacaatgtttgtaaaactgttatttttctctaatttcgtCCGTACAAACCCTGTTATTTTCTTAAACAGATCACATATAAGGTCTAGATTCTTGATCATTGGGTCTAGACAGAAACATGTAAtatcagttacttccaaatgttcctttaataaatttaaaatggaGTCTGTACAGacaaaatcgaagaaaaattacaattttacaaacattaggtacttatgccactaaaaataaacattcagTTTATGTCGcatacaaacttaaaactttaggtacttatgccgctatttacccaaTAAATAATAAGGCATTATTAGTGTCGAGCACCTTGAGGTGGTATCCAGGAGCAAaccaatatgaaaaaaaaaagtatatatattttagttaattacGACAAATATGGGTAATAGAAGATAATATTTATATGcacaatattaattttagtataatGATTAGTTAAATTGTATATATGATAAAGGTAATGGTTCAAATCTTACCAAAAGCTCttcttttatgtttatttttgtccgctattttacaaaaaaaaaaaaataaaaaatattacgcatgcctttattttaaattttggatCCACTAGTGGTGGTACCTTATGATCGTTTATCGATATTATTTAAAAGTTTGTTACATCAAATTATATAAAACTTAATACTTAATTGTACTAATAGCACAGTATGATATCTAAGAAGATACTATATAAGGATATGTGGTGCGTTGTAAAGAAttgttatttaatattaatagtgTCCTTATCGTTTAGCTAttgattattaataatattctataaaaaataattatactaataataatattaaagttTAAAGTATATTAAACACCTTCTCTAAAATGTGTGTGTTGTGAAATTGGTTTGGTTTGAGATGAATTAAGGGGACTAGGAATGAGGGAGACATTACCTTAATGAGTTTTGGCATTAGTAAAggacaaatataaatatataaatataatttggtttggtttggtttgtaTTGGGTGAGAAGTAGGAGTAAGAGTAGTAGTAAATAATCAATTATTATGTATATGTAGTCATGATTCATTATATATCAGTTTTCTTCCTAATATAGTTATAAGATTGCTACCAACTTTTaccatatttatatatgcaaACACACTTTACAACCTCAAAACACTATTGTCTCTTCTTattgtatttgtatatatatatcatcatgCGTAACTATATATAATtcttttaattcattttttttctttatagcTATACCCTATACCTAGCTAGCTAGCTAGTACTATATAGGACTGCTACTCCAACCATATTTACTGTGAAAATTTACTAAAACATtactatataaatatttaaataaaaaagttgtattttttaaagaatattGTTATTAAGTATTAATAAGGGTGATATTTTGTAGTTAGTTAGAATATAGTTGTTAGATTAAGTTACCTGGAATTTGATATTTATTTGTatggttatatatatataacacttATACAATTATAAAAAAGAGTTTTTGCGTCAATTAATAAGTTTGATCAAACTCGTTAATTGACACAAAAGTtgattcttattttttattttggttgttaaccgatgtaaataataattaatttacatcgATTGTTACTTTACACTAAAATGAAAATTGACGTTaaagataaaattttaaaaaaataacacaaatgAGGGTTCGAATTTTGTGTCAATTTTACTCACACACAATTTAATGTTAGTTTACAGATTTTTTGCGTCAATTGTACACCAACGctaaattaattagaaaacatTACAAAAAACCTAATATGCTTCGGGCCTATATAAAAAATCCCACCTTATATATTATCTCTCCAGCCGCACATCAAATGATCAaagcttctctctctctctctttctctctctctctctctctctctctctctctctctctctctctctctctctctctctctctccaaatACCAAAGAAAATCCCACAACTACCACCAACGgcgactctctctctctctctcttcaaataCCAAAGAAAAACCCACAACTACCACCAACGGCGACAACCCATGTCACCATCTGAAACCACGTGTCGGGACATTCAAATCCCCAAGGGCCGACGACCTCAACTCCCGATTGTCGTCGTCCCTTTCACCGTTGTTAACCAGAAATGTAAGTCAAAATTTGGAGGTTCAAACTTTGAATGGATTTTTCGGCCACCTCCGATGTTCGTTTGACAAGTCGTTTTCACCACTAGATTAAGCTCGCTCAGGAGGACAATCTGCACTAAATTCTAACTAACTCGATACTTTttttggtaatatttttgtAGCTCTGCCCATTTTCGGTGACTTATCAGTGATTTTTTGTACTCTTTTGACAAATAATTAGTATGAGTATGATTTACTCGTCAATGTAGTCATTTTGATATACACTACCCTTATTTTTGGAGCTCCAAACTTTAAATATAGTAAGTTATATTTCACTAGACTCAGTTTTGAATGTAGAATACAATGATGATAATTATGTAGTCATTTGATGGCCATATGTGAAAGTGATATCTAAGGTTGGACTAAAACGATTGGAACTCGAGACTTAAGATTAAGAGCTTAGGATCGTCTTTTTAGACAAAGTTTAACGGC from Cannabis sativa cultivar Pink pepper isolate KNU-18-1 chromosome 4, ASM2916894v1, whole genome shotgun sequence carries:
- the LOC115712529 gene encoding zinc finger protein JAGGED isoform X2 yields the protein MRPHDQGNPLDLNNLPEDYLINNTTRSDGYNNNSNRKKKSGGNGNKEGKEELGKVYECRFCSLKFCKSQALGGHMNRHRQERETETLNRARQLVFSNDTLAAQTHLSCCHPMTPAGAGYHHPTTNMGVVADTSPLPMRFPTRMFSGSSSSNFPPLPPPPQPPQPSQSPYTLYNNSSTPSSSNRPIPYSSSHFPPPPHDYYVGHVLTSNTNSPSQYCHPNLTYPSSDQSNYTCIGAPVGFGTSGSGGGGGSGRGGSTELAESGGINRGGIGNSF
- the LOC115712529 gene encoding zinc finger protein JAGGED isoform X1 codes for the protein MRPHDQGNPLDLNNLPEDYLINNTTRSDGKQLFHDGSTGYNNNSNRKKKSGGNGNKEGKEELGKVYECRFCSLKFCKSQALGGHMNRHRQERETETLNRARQLVFSNDTLAAQTHLSCCHPMTPAGAGYHHPTTNMGVVADTSPLPMRFPTRMFSGSSSSNFPPLPPPPQPPQPSQSPYTLYNNSSTPSSSNRPIPYSSSHFPPPPHDYYVGHVLTSNTNSPSQYCHPNLTYPSSDQSNYTCIGAPVGFGTSGSGGGGGSGRGGSTELAESGGINRGGIGNSF